The Gadus chalcogrammus isolate NIFS_2021 chromosome 10, NIFS_Gcha_1.0, whole genome shotgun sequence genome contains a region encoding:
- the dele1 gene encoding death ligand signal enhancer, whose translation MWRLQGFFSRVLHRCHGNAPLRLSQIYCVEDEVVNGSNLLSNSLNTTDSSSQREKDGGKGRKQKTSRFYTELPRYTALDAVGWGAAAALLMQICRRLHSQWSSGPEAGPGPAAGPGAWASPAALHKCGYRVLLEILSKPDAFPRAGGGLCMHMLPEGKGQAQPQLHNFNSSSRSSSRSSRSSEDLVHFSIDSLRSDHQRADLRHDGSIQEPQSPSSSAHLEQDRPVFNGTQTPGDDGPEVLSGGEGLMEAASTLGHVGHSSVPVILNIIGLDSAQTQRHQQAFPCFAAAARRGYSQAQYNAAVCWETGRGVARDTEKALHYYWLAAAGGHAQAQYRYAKLLLTSRRQPTPQEWSAAVRLLELSAGSGLTEAQVFLGSVFSQEAVVDGRKAVHYLKMAAKSGDGRALLHLGRCYDRGFGVRQSSTLATGYYERAARAGNSQAQGLLRLCREDEAALRSIRSSPCFFGVSRLHLHHHQQQQQQQQQLVSPRITSTIAAHPHLAAGLTHSWSTGSLASTTSQPLHLHLLPQGGGGPCRWTLGV comes from the exons ATGTGGAGGCTGCAAGGCTTCTTTAGTAGAG tactccacaggtgccatggcaacgccCCCTTACGGCTGTCCCAGATCTACTGTGTGGAGGACGAGGTCGTCAATGGCTCCAATCTCCTCTCCAACTCTCTGAACACAACTGACAGCAG ctcccagagagaaaaagatggagggaaggggaggaaacAGAAGACCTCACGCTTCTACACTGAGCTCCCTCGCTACACGGCTCTGGATGCCGTGGGATGG GGGGCCGCGGCTGCCCTGCTGATGCAGATCTGCAGGCGGCTCCACTCCCAGTGGTCCTCGGGGCCCGAGGCCGGCCCCGGCCCAGCCGCCGGGCCAGGAGCCTGGGCTTCTCCCGCGGCGCTGCACAAGTGTGGCTACCGAGTCCTGCTGGAGATCT TGTCCAAACCAGACGCCTTTCCCAGagcgggggggggtctgtgtatGCACATGTTGCCAGAGGGAAAAGGCCAGGCTCAGCCTCAGCTCCACAACTTCAACAgtagcagcagaagcagcagcagaagcagtaGAAGCAGCGAAGACCTGGTGCACTTTTCCATCGACAGTCTTCGATCTGACCACCAGAGGGCGGACTTGCGTCACGATGGTTCTATACAAG AACCTCAATCCCCATCTTCATCCGCGCACCTTGAGCAAGATCGCCCGGTGTTTAACGGCACCCAGACGCCTGGAGACGACGGCCCG GAGGTgttgagtgggggggaggggctgatggAGGCCGCCTCCACCCTGGGCCACGTGGGACACTCCAGCGTACCGGTGATCCTGAACATCATCG gcctggaCAGCGCCCAGACCCAGCGCCACCAGCAGGCCTTCCCCTGCttcgcggcggcggcgcggcgcggcTACAGCCAGGCCCAGTACAACGCGGCCGTGTGCTGGGAGACGGGGCGCGGCGTGGCCCGGGACACAGAGAAG GCTCTGCATTACTACTGGCTGGCGGCGGCGGGAGGCCACGCCCAGGCCCAGTACCGCTACGCCAAGCTGCTGCTGACCAGCAGGAGGCAGCCTACCCCTCAGGAGTGGAGCGCCGCCGTGCGTCTGTTGGAGCTGTCTGCGGGCTCCGGGCTCACTGAG GCCCAGGTCTTCCTCGGGTCTGTGTTCTCCCAGGAGGCGGTTGTCGACGGGCGCAAGGCCGTGCATTACCTGAAGATGGCGGCAAAGAGCGGC GACGGCAGGGCCTTGCTCCATTTGGGCCGCTGCTACGACCGTGGCTTCGGGGTGCGGCAGAGCTCCACGCTGGCGACGGGCTACTATGAGCGGGCGGCCCGGGCAGGAAACAGCCAGGCTCAGGGCCTACTGAGGCTCTGTCGAGAGG ACGAGGCTGCGTTGCGCTCCATCCGCTCATCCCCGTGTTTCTTCGGTGTGtctcgcctccacctccaccaccaccagcagcagcagcagcagcagcagcagctggtctCTCCCCGCATCACCTCCACCATCGCCGCCCACCCCCACCTCGCCGCCGGCCTGACCCACTCATGGAGCACGGGGAGCCTGGCCTCCACCACCTCGCAGCCCCTCCAcctgcacctcctccctcagggtggaggaggcccCTGTCGCTGGACCCTGGGCGTGTAG
- the bicc2 gene encoding bicaudal C homolog 2: MATSTTEGSAPSAARVEPQEPDSEPSLGPGSDPQPEPSITHSPDKNQDQDQVKDQDQDQERKQDQEQDQKQNQNHNQTSTLPEREDEEDEEEEEEDGRRKATGPTPEDQGLQGRGSDPDQTEERFRIDRKKLECMLYGPRRGDGLSGEEFFERVMRETDTQVKWPSKLKIGAKSKKDPHVKVEGKRANVLEAKRKILEVLETKVNKVTLKMDVAHTEHSHVIGKGGGNIKNVMGVTSCHIHFPDSNRHNATGEKSNQVSIAGPVEGVEAARRSIRDLQPLALTFDLPASPVPQPQLDAGSPVIQQVSQALGVGVSFRAIPPQPPPAHQSPPAQPLYASRCCVRGLQGKAADVQKAVCVLMELLLGPEVGGQGAGLIVSSQLDVTSQQHLFMLGQNGAHFLAVMHQTQTQIILPDPSAPQSPPSLLVQGSPEGVCLARQQLMDCLPVCLMFDMREEGETDPRRLNQMMQDLEVFISIKPKVKQTSKSVVVKGLERNMSSLYEARRLLLGLDSCEIAKVTQPTPDPTNGLTHYWLSMLLQQLRLAEQGECPQPSCPLFSQVAMGSQCHNNKPRPSMPPGLTTPTEEGRSGLSWTGSDCRPLEKILENEDHSGQSEQERGGPMLMTSAEAGEAVTNGGHAPRMLSGRRGSLQGPEHCRVFSLGRRHSTGQAVTHRRPALTDLSPHDYDYEQKKLLASRAMQRKPMVTEVQTPTDHWSGLGFSKSMPAEAVKELRNVSRRSYKPYLSDGSASQQLAWAHQALRDRACNGSNSDNWRDRRGSASSVSSVPTSSSSSSSPSSPPAQFSSFFSSSASSGNPLPPLVSSSCNRGRGNDKVADSFMCSSGSYFEGGASCSRRASTCSQRSPSPLEDDLPEVLCQLGLGKYVDVLHQQEIDYQTFLTLSDEDLKEVGVSTFGARRKMLLAICELTRSKRRLSDTSSVKSVYLEGGASGRLPPIVDLEVAGQSKHW, translated from the exons ATGGCCACCAGCACCACGGAGGGCAGTGCTCCATCCGCGGCCAGGGTAGAGCCACAGGAGCCTGACTCAGAACCTAGCTTAGGACCCGGCTCAGACCCTCAACCTGAGCCCAGCATCACTCACAGCCCAGACAAGAACCAGGACCAA gaCCAGGTCAAAGACCAGGACCAAGACCAGGAGCGGAAACAGGACCAAGAACAGGACCAGAAACAGAACCAAAACCACAACCAGACCTCCACTCTgccagagagggaggatgaagaggatgaggaagaggaagaggaggacggaaGGAGGAAGGCAACGGGGCCGACCCCGGAGGACCAGGGCCTTCAGGGGCGGGGTTCAGACCCGGACCAGACGGAGGAGAGGTTTCGGATCGACCGGAAGAAGCTGGAGTGTATGTTGTATG GTCCAAGGCGAGGAGACGGCCTGTCAGGAGAGGAGTTCTTTGAGAGG GTGAtgagggagacagacacccaGGTGAAATGGCCGTCCAAGTTGAAAATCGGTGCCAAGTCCAAGAAAG ACCCCCATGTGAAggtggagggaaagagagcTAATGTTCTGGAAGCCAAAAGGAAAATCTTGGAAGTTCTGGAGACCAAG GTGAACAAGGTGACCCTGAAGATGGACGTGGCCCACACTGAGCACTCCCATGTGATCGGTAAAGGGGGCGGGAACATCAAGAACGTCATGGGGGTCACTTCCTGTCACATCCACTTCCCGGACTCCAACCGCCACAACGCCACGGGGGAGAAGAGCAACCAG gtgtccaTCGCCGGGCCTGTTGAGGGGGTGGAGGCCGCGCGGAGAAGCATCAGA GACCTGCAGCCTCTGGCCCTGACCTTCGACCTCCCGGCCAGCCCGGTACCCCAGCCCCAGCTGGACGCGGGCTCCCCCGTCATCCAGCAGGTGTCCCAggccctgggggtgggggtgagctTCAGGGCcatccccccccagcccccgccgGCCCACCAGAGCCCCCCGGCCCAGCCGCTGTACGCCAGCCGCTGCTGCGTGCGCGGGCTGCAGGGGAAAGCGGCGGACGTCCag AAGGCGGTGTGCGTCCtgatggagctgctgctggggccggaggtcgggggtcagggggcggggctgatcGTCTCCAGCCAGCTGGACGTCACCTCCCAGCAGCACCTCTTCATGCTGGGCCAGAACGGAGCGCACTTCCTGGCCGTCATgcaccagacccagacccagatcATCCTGCCGGACCCCAGCGCTCCCCAGAGCCCCCCCTCGCTGCTGGTCCAGGGCAGCCCAGAGGGCGTGTGCCTGGCCCGGCAGCAGCTCATG gACTGCCTCCCTGTGTGTCTGATGTTTGACATgcgtgaggagggggagacggacccCCGGAGACTGAACCAGATGATGCAGGACCTTGAGGTCTTCATCAGCATCAAACCCAAGGTCAAACAGACCAgcaag TCGGTGGTGGTGAAGGGTCTGGAGAGGAACATGTCCAGCCTGTACGAGGCGCGGCGTCTGCTCCTGGGTCTGGACTCCTGTGAGATCGCCAAGGTTACCCagccgacccctgaccccaccaACGGGCTGACTCACTATTGGCTGagcatgttgctgcagcagctACGCCTGGCTGAACAAGGTGAGTGTCCTCAGCCTTCCT GCCCTTTGTTCAGCCAGGTGGCGATGGGTTCTCAGTGTCACAACAACAAGCCCCGCCCATCAATGCCCCCAGGCTTGACCACGCCCACCGAGGAAGGCCGGTCGGGTCTGAGCTGGACCGGGTCCGACTGCCGTCCTCTGGAGAAG ATCCTGGAAAACGAGGACCACTCCGGCCAATCAGAGCAGGAGAGGGGCGGGCCCATGTTGATGACCTCAGCGGAGGCGGGGGAGGCGGTGACTAACGGCGGCCACGCCCCTCGGATGCTGAGCGGACGCAGGGGCAGCCTGCAGGGTCCCGAGCACTGCAGGGTGTTCAGCCTGGGGAGGAGGCACTCCACGGGGCAGGCCGTCACACAcag ACGGCCTGCACTCACTGACCTGAGTCCACAC GATTACGACTACGAGCAGAAGAAGCTGCTCGCCTCCCGAG cCATGCAGAGGAagcccatggtgacggaggtcCAGACCCCCACAGACCACTGGAGCGGCCTGGGCTTCTCCAAGTCCATGCCGGCCGAGGCTGTGAAGGAGCTCCGCAACGTTAGCCGCCGCAGCTACAAGCCCTACCTGAGTGACGGCAGCGCCAGCCAACAACTG GCTTGGGCCCACCAGGCCCTGAGGGACAGAGCGTGTAACGGCAGTAACTCGGACAACTGGAGGGACAGGCGGGGCTCGGCGTCTTCGGTCTCGTCagtccccacctcctcctcttcctcctcctcaccctcatcaCCTCCTGCCCagttctcctccttcttctcctcttccgcCTCCTCCGGCAATCCTTTACCTCCTTTGGTGTCCTCCTCTTGTaacagagggaggggaaacGACAAGGTCG CGGACAGCTTCATGTGCAGCAGTGGCAGTTACTTTGAGGGCGGGGCCTCTTGTTCTAGGAGGGCGTCGACATGCAGCCAgagaagcccctcccccctggagGACGACCTGCCGGAGGTTCTCTGTCAGCTGGGCCTCGGGAAATATGTGGATGTGCTCCATCAGCAagag ATTGACTACCAGACCTTCCTGACTCTGTCTGATGAGGATCTGAAAGAGGTGGGGGTCTCCACCTTTGGGGCCCGACGCAAGATGTTATTGGCAATCTGTG AGTTGACCAGAAGCAAGAGGAGACTCTCAGACACGTCCAGTGTGAAGTCAGTCTACCTGGAGGGCGGGGCTAGCGGGCGACTCCCACCAATCGTGGATTTGGAGGTGGCTGGGCAGAGCAAGCATTGGTGA